The sequence below is a genomic window from Carassius carassius chromosome 45, fCarCar2.1, whole genome shotgun sequence.
CTCCCCTTGACATTGCCTGTTGCCATTTTTCCCTCACATCCAGACTCCATGTTGTCATTCGGGGAAAGGGTGCTCGCTTCCCTTTTTGCCATCTGGCCCGTACCACTTTGACCTGCCGTCGTATTGTTGTTATTCCCAGAGCAAGGCGTTTGACTATTCTGAGAAGCATTGCCCTGGAAATACTCTGCCCCTGGGCCGCTACTGCCACTGCTATTTATGTCCTGCTCAACCTGGCCTGCTTTGCGTTTGGCCTCATTTTGACTTTTCTTATTAAAAGTCACATTGAGGTTCGGGGCCCCAAGGCTGGCGATCATATTCTGGCAGGCCGTGGAAAGGGCTGCCAGACAGCTTTGGCCAAACACACTGTCTTTTGTACTGGCTTTGTTCAAATTCCCCAAAGAGAGGGCCCCAAGCTTATTGACTGACAGGTGCTGGCTGGAGAGGTACTCGGGATGGGAGGGATAGTTCCCTGGAGAGGAGCTAAATCCTGGAGGATTGCTCTGGGGGGCTCCCTGTTGACTCGGCCCTCCAGGAGGGAAGCTGTGCTGCCTCCTCATCGCCATTCCTCCGAATTCAGCCGGCCTCCTGTCTGTGGGTGCACCTGACTGCATGTTGCTCTCATCGGGAGACTGCATATGCAGAGGATTACTGACATTATTTTCGAATGGATGATGCGCTCCCGGAGAATTCAAAGACTGCATGTCCATGCTTGTGACGCCTTGCCTAAAAATAATGTTGTGTCCATTCTCTGCCTGCTCCAAGGCATGCGTGTTTGTTTCTCTACAATGCTGCTGCGGCTCAGGAAACCATGAGTTTTCTTGAGGTAGGTGGGGGTTGTCAAAGTTTCCATGAAAATTATGCTTCTTCTCGAAATTGGACTGAGACACACTACCCAGAGGGCCTCGGCAGACCATGCCGTTTGATGTGCCGTCCCCGTGGAGACTTAACTGTTGCAGGTCGGGTTGTCTCATTCTCTGCTGCTGGCTCCTCGATGCCATTTGTTTGATCATCATCGCCGCGTTCTGCTGTCGCTGCTGTTGCTGTGGGCCGGAGCTCAAGGGTAGGGGGCCTGATGGAAACCCATCCGTCACATGAGACGCAAAGTCCCCCATGGGAGAAGGGAAAGCTGAGGGGGAGAGGTGGTTCTCAAGATTGGGCCGATTATGTAAGCTGTTGCTTAGGGGGCTGCAGCTCTCTCCAGCAGAGCCGTTTGGGAGATCAAACCGTGGCCTTTTTGCCATATTCAAATAAGGCAGTGAGCTGAGGTGAGGGTGATGTGGGGGTTGAGGGGCTAGCTGGGGGACATCAAACACCGGTTCCCCGAAGGGATGCATGTTATGGTTGTTCAGTCTATGTATGGGCCGGTCAAGGTGGCCGTGCTGAACATGGACCATAGGGCCACCACCTTGAACGTCCGTATTGTTCGCTACATAGTCCGGAGTGTGATAAAATCGTGGAAGCGCAGGGGAACCAGGGTTCTGCCTGGCGACAGGTCCCGGTCTTTGCTGCGGCATGAGGTGGTGTCTAGCGTTAACCCCCGGATCCATTTTGCCCCGGTTCCCGAATCGGTCCGAAAACACGTTCTGCTGAGGTAACTGCTGGTCAACTTTAGAGCCGCCCATCATGGGCCCTCGGGAGCCATTTCGATTACAAGTGGAAAAATGACCCCCGACCACTTGGTTCCCCGTTTCACAATAGGGAAGTTTGTGCTCTGAAGAGTCCGCAGTGGAGAATCCTGTCATGTCGAAATTCCCCGTCAGAGGATCACAGGGAAAACAGTGCTCTGATCCCCCCATCCTGCCCTGTGGAAAAAGCCTGTAATGTTCCAGTCTGTGGGTTTCAGGGGACGAGGATGGCAGGCCGTGGAACGATGCGGCCCGGTTTGGTGACTGGTCTAGTGGAAGACACGGTGCTGGAACAGCATGGGTACCGTTCGGATGGCCATGTGGTTGAAATTCAGGCATTGTGGCCATtctctgttgctgctgctgtgagATGCATTCTCGTGACTGTGCTTCTGCGAGCTGCTGACCAAATCCTCCCTCAAACATATGTGGGTGACCTGCGTTGTTATTGAAGCCCATATGTCTGTCCCCGTGCAGGCAAGAGGGGACGCTGTCCTGGTACAGATGTGAATGCTGGTCGTGGTTAGGAGGTTGATGGTTGAACGGTCCTTGCATGTGGAGTTGATGTTGTGGCTGAACTCCCATAGCGTGCATATCCCCATGGCCATGAGTCTGGAATCCATACTGGTCTCTATTTGAGACAAAGTTGAGTCCCTGTATGGGGGATTCATTTAGCGGACCCATCATGGGCTCCACAGCTACCGATGGCCCTTTCATATGAAATCCGGCACTGTTATAATTAGAGTTCATTTTCAGTCCACTGGGATTAAATTCCTGTTTGTTTGTcactgcaaataaaaataaacaattgaatgaaacaatgctttttttgttgtacttttcagatataattttttcttttgtctctcTCAGGGGCCCATGTTAGCAAcctatttaaattgaaaatataatatattttcaataacatctttagtaattaaaaataataataaagtttacgTTTCGCATGCATGCGCTTATTGACACATTCAATGATTCTAAAGTAAGAGATCAGATGACAATTGGAAGTACCTCAATTCCAGCATAAGCGTAAAAACGCGAACTCCTCTTTGTATGTCCTTAGAGCTACGGCCCTGAAAAATgcacatctcaaaaaaaaaaaaacgtttacatCGTTATTCGATGCGTAACGTCTCCAAGTCGTTCAACACAAATCCAGAGGAGTGCAAAGCAGCGCGCGGACCACATGTCCCCTGTTCACATCTCCAATGCAATGCGCGCGATCCCGACTAATTATTCTATATTAAAAACACTTACATGAATTCAAAAAGAGTAGATAAATGCATTCAATCGACGGTCCTCCGAGGAGAACTTCGAGCGTGCTTTCAGTCCTGTGAGGAGACTCAATGCAACGCTGTGTGTGCGCGCTGTTAGTAACTGGAGAGCCCTGGATCCCTTTTGTTGTCACATTATGAAATGTATTCAGCACAGAAATTAATCGCCTTTTTATTTAATATCGTCCATAAAACACGCGCTGTTCCATCAAATGCTTCTGGATCCAGGAAGGTTTTGTCGTTTATCCTTGAATCGGATGTGTCGAGCCTCGGGCATCGGCAACAAGTTTGACATTCCCTCATCTGTTCCAGCGCTGATTTCTCACCAATGCCGACACAGGCACACATGCGCAGGGGGCGGGGTCTGACGCACAATGGGCGGGGCTTCGTTTAAGGAAGTCTAAAAGAGATGTATATaacgtatgtatatatatatatatatatatatatatataaggcataaataatgaaaaaatgtgtttagtGATGCTCTATTTTTCGAATAGAGCTAGAtttcttatacatatatataaaaataaaaataatcttcatTTGGTATTAAATTCTGTACATATAAAATAGtacatagatttcatttttacACTGGGACTACATTTTCTCCCCATTTTTgcatattataaaaatgtgttcATAGAAATGTTCTGTAAAAATACACCCACATATGCATCAGTGCTCGGTTATTTAATTGCTCTACGTGTGAAATACTAGATTTCTTATTTACACACAGCTATACATTTAAGCAATTCACGTTTCAATGCAGTATGGAATAAACACAAATCAGTGTAAATCTTCAGTCACTCCCAAATCCTTCATATGCAAAACAGCTATATTGATTTATACACAGACATTGTAGTAAATATGCAGCAGTTAATTAGTAAATTAGCAGATGCATGAAACAGGCTTCATTTTCAAGCTGTGACGAATGGCAGCCAGAGATAATGAATGTGTCTTCAGGGTTAATTTCCTGTAAGTAACCGGTGATTGTGATGTATTTTTAGAACTCACTGCTGCAGCATGGGTCAAATTATTTATCTTTacaacaaaagctttttaatgaaCAGTGATTACAAAATTGTAGAAATAAAAACCCTTATAGTCTACTACAACCTAGACTGTGTCCTGCAAACCCACTATGCAATGATACAACCATTAGACCACTGAAAGGTTTTATGGTGAAATATAAGTGGCCATTTATTGATAGGTATGACTGAAGAAATTAAACTAATAAATGGAAAGCCATAAGACTTTTATAGGTCCCTCTAGTCTTTTGTCAGAAATCTTTACCTGTTTCTTTGGCAAAGCGGAACAGTGCCATCTAGTGCTGCTGTCAGGAACAACACCGATGAAAACTAGGAAAAATTCACGAGACTTGGTTCTGTGGCCACAAATTACAGATGCAGACCTTAatactttaattttaaaatgacctGATGCTTACAGGCATTCAGTCGACTCGAATTTAAAGGTAACACATTAAAGCATGCAAAACCACAGTGAAaataaaactcaaattaaaaGACCAAGCATGACTGTTGTCGAAATTTATTAGATATACCATTATTAATCATGAAATGTATAACCAATTCAaagatctggggggggggggcgtgcAGAAGAAATCACACCATTGTACATTCACTGATATTTCCCCtgatttacaaacaaacaatcagaaaaagacagaaaaacagcATTGTGTAATTCcccaagaaacaaaacaaacaaaaaacagtagaTTCTCCAAGTGCGCAGTTATGCTTTTATTAAGATAGGATTCATTCAATGTATCTGAAACCCTTGCCCAAAGCTAAACCACACGATCCGTGAGACTCGAGACAGTATGTCAGAACAGACGTCAGTGCACTGGTTGCTCATTATGATCtagaaaacatgaaaaaacaaaaacatctaaacCTGACTTCCTCCCATCCGGATCTGAGAAGAGGAACACAGGTACGTGACAACGTCACCTTGATTGCTGCTGAGGCAGAACCCGGCGGGTTGCATGAAATGTGTGAACATTCGTGGACCTTGAAATGAGAGGGACGTAAAAACACCAAAACCGAGAAGAAATGTGCTGTACGCCACATTCAGGCTTGAAAACTATCACAAATCTGCAATTCTAACTAGACAATCACAGTGCAGACATCAGGCACTGGTCTGCAAGCAACTGTGCAAACTCCAACCATCAGCTGTCCATGAAAGCCCACCTATAAAAAACTAATGCACTGGCAACAATGTATGATCAAAATCTGATCGGTCTCCATTCGACCAGCACAGAGAACCGTACACGTCAAAAACCGGTTACTTATAAACGAGAAGATAAAACAGCCTTGCACTGCGGGTCAAGTGCAAACAGCAGACTCTTTTTGCAAGGCTGGATGATCTGAGCTGGTGCAGGAAGGCCAGAGACGAGGAGCACAGGAAGTAGAATTATTCTACCTGCACATCCTGTGACTCTGACCTGGTACGATATAGAAACTATATAAATATCAAGctctttaaaatgtgtttataaagCTGTCCTCTTTACCCTAAGCGTCTGTTGAGGCATCTACACAATCCTTCAGGTGCAGAGCTCAGCGTTCCCACACGTTCTGATCGATCATTTTGCAGATATTGCAATATtcactatataaatatatcaatttATGCTTTATGATTTCATTAAAAGAAAAGCTTTGGGGACAGCATATCGATTGTAGAAAATTTCAGGTTGTCCGTTTTTGTTAAAAAGCAAGTGTACTGGAATCTCTTACTGCCTGTGCCACTGAATTTAAATCTGTTGTCATGAGAACGCCAGTAACATTTGCATAATATGCACAAGTATTCCAGAAAGGAGTCACTGTTCGCATGTCAGTAAGCAGAGGTATTTCACCTCAGAAATGGCTATTTAGATTTACGACTTTATAGATCAAACACAAGAATCATCACACTTCAGCTTTTAAACGTCGACATGGTTTGCATGCATTGCAGCTTTAATAGTGAAATGacgattttttattgtattttgttataATTTGCTGAGGGAAACTGCTTTATGTATGCACACTTGTAATGAACTGAGACTTTTCCGCGCCTGGAAATCACAATTTTTCCCTGATATCTCCAGGATTTTCCAAGACCGTGGGAACCCTGATAGCGTTACAGGTAGGTTAGCAATATAAAAGCACTTTGCCTGTCCTAAGACGActctaaaaataagaaaaagcagcagcagcagcggcgaTTTGCTCTGGTTTTTTTTACTCTGGATTTTGGTGAGGAGAACCTGAAGAGTCCTGAGGGGTTATGTCACGCGAACATGAAGACCCTCTCAAAAACATGCCTGAGCACATGCAAAAGCCACTTGCGGCGAAGGTTTTGCGAGGTGGACATGTGTTCTTGCACAAATGTGCATTCCGTGCAGTAGCATCACAAATTTTACTTAGACAGGCAGGACTACGCTGATATGAAATGACAATCTACTAATTAAACCGTGATTAGGATTTTAAAGGAACCAAAAGAAGTGCTTCATCTGGGGGAAAGACTAAAcacagacaagaaaaaataaagatcTGAACCATTACAAACAGATAAAATTagacaaaaacacaaagaatTGGTCCGATGCCTGCCAGAATTAAGTCGTTTTGTTTCTGAAATCGAATAACACAACCATACAGCAATAATCTGATGTTTCTAACAAAGTGGTAGAAGTCACAGGATCAACCTGCATGATCTAAATCCAGGTCGAGCGTGATGTGTGTCCACTCTGTCGGCAGGTGTGTGAGTACAGTACTACTGATCACTGTGTCATTCTGCGGTCTGCTGGTGGAGGACGGCGCAGCTACTGGCCGGTTTGGTTGGATGAGGAGATGTCTTTCATCAAGTGTCATCGTGGTTGGATTCTTGAAGTTTAGCCTCATTGTTCGTGAGCAGCACTGGTGCCTCGAACCTGACCAGTTTTACGAAGCTATGAGAACAGAAGAGAAAAACATTGACCGTTAAGAACATGGGAAAAAAACATCCAATGCATGTTTGAAGCCAGCTGAACCGTTCCACATTTTTGTCCTAACCAGGTACGATATGACAAAGTGACCTATTGTGTGACGATCTTTACATTGCTCTACAATAATTAAAGTTTtggtgcattttttttgtttgcttggttTCAACTGGTTGCATAAAACATCATATATTCTTAAGAAAATGCATGGTGTTCGTCTACAGTGGTGTTCgtgtttactaaaataaaaatgtgtgctATTTGAAAcattgctgaaataaaataaaatccaaatattagattaaaaacttaATCACAAATGGGAAATGTTGGTAACACTGTACACTAAGGTCTTTTTTATCATCGTTAATATATAGAGagctttaattattttgttaatgttaacaaatgtaatTCATTGTTTaggttagttcacagtgcattaactaatgctaacagatataatttttgattaaaagattttaaacgtgtgtgtttaatattaaaaatgaataaaaattacaaaagcaaattactaaattactaaaactttacaattaaaaaaaatctaaaaatagaattaatttcaaataataaataatacaacagtatgtaaataatactaaaataacactgggttACTAAGGGTATTACACTTTTTTGGCACATTTCTAGGTGGTTTCAAGTCAAAAGAGTTCACCCTCAAGTCTCTAGATATTATGTCCGATTACACCCGTTTTTCatctgcaaaatgaaaattataattctgATCAATTAGAAACAAGATGCAAGGTGATTTGAGGAATCACAAACAATGAGGTGCAATTTACATattaaagtttaatatttaatacttatGGGTTTGTTTGAATCAATAACACCAAGTATGACTAACAGTAATAGTGCCTTAGTTAAAGCCACTAATTAGTTTTGTCGCTTCATCGTGCCTGGTTAGGACACCGTGTGAACTGAAGTTTTTTACACACTCACACGTGTACAAACGCACACTCAAATCAAAGAGAGCAGAAACACATGCGCCGAGTACAAACAcactctggaaaaatcaacaaaCACAAAAAGCGGTGATTAGAAACCAAGAACAAAATGCAGAGAAGCAGCAATGGGGCGATGAGGAGAAATgagaaatgaagaaaaagaaagattggGCAGAAACGCTTGGAAAGAGTCTCATCTCTTCCAGATCGTTTTACGGCAGCGAGCCAAACGCAGAGGGAGGGAGAATAACACAAATATGAAGCGGCTGTGCTCCGTTCTGACTCTCAACAGACGCTGAATTTCTCTCTCGAGAAGAAGAAAGTCTATAAAATCTACTTCATAACTGCCTTACAGACGCTGCAAGATCAACACAAGATTCGAGCAGACGAAAAGCACATGACCATTATGAaaataaaggaatatttcacccacaAACTCAAGTTGTCATTCTTTATCgctccaaacctgcatgagtttctttcttctgtgaaaggtTTCAGCACGTACGTTTGAAAGAAAATAATGGCTGTCAAACTCACAAAAACTCTCGAATAGTAGTCCATACAACTCTTGCACTATATTACAAGACAGAAAGTCAACTGATACCCTTCCATGTGATGAAAACAATTCCTACAcgcaaaaaagaagagaaaaaaatatttgtgtgtattttttgagGGAATCAAACTCTTTAAGaaagttttcaattttttttttaaccacaaaaagaaaatgtattttgacattttcttAATGAAACATAACCAAGTTCCAAAACTGCaatgcaaaattaaaaatatacatatttatttttaatggaatCAAACTGCATTTAATAAAGTTTTAGGaacattttataaagtttttttatttactaaaaaaCGTATAATAATTATTTCATTCACACAAAGCTATCTTATGATTTCAGAAGACTTAAAAAATACAGCACTTAAGTTGTATAAACAATTTTTATGATGCTTTTCACAGCTTGATAGCCTGTGGCCACTGTATGCTTTAACTGCATAGAAAACAAGTGTGGAGATTCTTCAAAAACATCTCCatggaagaaagtcagtcatacgggtttggaacgacatgatggcaTTTTATGTTTGTATGCACTAACCCTTCAGGACGAGAATActggaaaaggaaaagaaaaagatggCCATTGCAGCTGCTCCTGTAAACATCGCAACCTGCCTCCATTTAGAGGGAAGATCAAGAACTCGACAGAAGAACGCTGCGTTTGGAAGCTACAGGCATTGGCCACCACACTTGCTTTAAACATCAAGAACTCTTTTACCTTTCAACTGGAGTCTAAAACCATTAGAACTTGCAGATGAGGCTTTTTCAAGGAGCTGCAAACACCTGCTTTCAATTTGTGCCGTTGAGGCACTATTTTCCTCTGGCCTGAGCGAACGCTATGGGGCGGTTCAGCCAAGAGTTTGTCTGAAATGACTAACACTTTAACTCGGGTTACATTCGTCCACCCGTCAGCTGAGAGGAGCACACCAGAAGAAAAGTTAGTTGTGGTTAGCTGAAGTGATGGGTTAGTGGGTGGCGACGGCTGAAAAGAACGTGAGAAAGAATGCACGACAGAGCGGCCGCCTTTCCTCCCCTCCACTTACAGAGTCTCTCCACCTGCCTTGTGATACTAAAAGGATTCGGCTAATCTTCGGCTGCAGTCGTGCCTCGTACAGACCCCTTTTGACGCATCTAGAAACAAAACATGCCGTTAGGTGCAATCTTACCACTTGCTGATGTCCAGCTGGAAGGACAATGTTATGGAACGTCAAAATAGCCAATAACACAACATGAAAAGCAGATTTCAGTGAATAGAAATAGCCAAGTTATTTTTATAGGAATCAAACttggcaaggcaagtttatttatatagcacatttcatacacaatggtaatacaAGGTTGTTTACATTGAAaggaattaaaataattgtacaatGACCACAACAGATGcataagaaataaaatgtaaaaaatatttgtatttgtaaaaatgaaaaaagtaaaaatggatatttagtgctgtcaaacgatgaCTCGCAAAATAAGTTTTCttttagataatatatatatatatatatatgtgtgtgtgtgtgtgtgtgtgtgtgtgtggtgtgtactGTGTAGATTCACTAGGTATATATAAATacgcacacatacagtatatatttcgaaaatatttatatgtatatttatattcatataatttgtattatatataaatatatttaaaatattttgttcttaaatatatacatgcaggtgtgtgtatttatatattcacacataataaatacacacaatacACGTATATTATCTAAACAAACTTTTGGATGCGATTGTTTGAttcaatttaaatacattattatatttcgtaaaatgttatattaaactaaacttaaataatatttcatatattactttaaaaaatatatataaaaaagggaatTACATTAATTATTCCCATTACAAGCTCTTGATTATAGGGGAATGCaacatatttgcatatatatatatatatatatatatatatatatatatatatatatatatatatatatataggtgaatTAGATTATTTATTCTCATTACAAATTATTGATTAAAAAGAGTCACCCATTTAACAGCTGAATGTAAGCAAAGAGGCAATGGATGGTTTAAAGATGACATAATTCTCACTGGAAACATATTCACCATCATTTCCATAAAAgaggttttaaaaaaatatataccctGGAAGGTTTCTGTAAAGCACGGCAAAGCCAAAGTAAACCTAATTCGTCAAATATTAGTCCAAATACATACTTTCTGCTTGGCAACTGTATAGTAGTGGTGTTAAAAACTGTTTGTTTAATATGAAGTTTTACTACATACACTGCTTTTTTATCATTAATGCCAGCCTTTACAACTGAAGGCAATTACAGATGAACTGGTTAGGGGAAAGATATAACTTATAACGTGACTGTTGGGTTGATGGGTAAGGAATCACTTTATTGGTCTTGGCGAACCGTAGCTTAAGAATAAAACTAATAAGAGACTACGCCTTCGGGATTTGGATGAGAATGTACTGATCGATATTTCCCAGGCAGTGAGGAGTTTGCGGTTTTCCTTGGCTGCATGCTGAAAGCGATCACAGAGCATGTCAGAGTTTGGAGAGACTGCGTGCCGTTGGGTCGTCATATTTACTGGGTAGAGGAAAGAATCTGGGCCAAATACTATACACTTGAGCTGGGACGTgctcaacaaaaacacacaactgaAAATAGAGAATATGAGCTTGCTGCCAACGGTGACCAGCGGGGAAAAAACCCAATATAGCTCAAACCCCTTCAATAGTGTCCAGAAGCAGGATTACATTCAGCGACTACTATTTTATGTCTAGAGTCAAATAATGACCCCTGGTGCTAATATCACAGGTACTAACGTTTTATTCCGCTTATAAACACCCATATTACGCTGTAAAATCTGTCCAGATGGGCACTGTAGGCTGATGATGTACAGACTGAAAATGTAAATTACGAATACAGTGCTTCTCAATAGCACACTGACCGACCCgctgctattttatattttaactgcAGACTAAATTTAATGACAAGAGACTAAATAAGACTAAAGCTTTCTTcatgatttctttcccaaaactTTGCACACAAAAGTTGCACACAATAGCAATTGCATTCAACTAGTATTCTCAATTTCAAATGGAAATGAATCAATATTTTAGAGTCAATCATTTGGACAACTCACTTGTTATCTTTATATAGAATAGACTTAAtcta
It includes:
- the LOC132127120 gene encoding transcriptional activator MN1-like, which gives rise to MNSNYNSAGFHMKGPSVAVEPMMGPLNESPIQGLNFVSNRDQYGFQTHGHGDMHAMGVQPQHQLHMQGPFNHQPPNHDQHSHLYQDSVPSCLHGDRHMGFNNNAGHPHMFEGGFGQQLAEAQSRECISQQQQQRMATMPEFQPHGHPNGTHAVPAPCLPLDQSPNRAASFHGLPSSSPETHRLEHYRLFPQGRMGGSEHCFPCDPLTGNFDMTGFSTADSSEHKLPYCETGNQVVGGHFSTCNRNGSRGPMMGGSKVDQQLPQQNVFSDRFGNRGKMDPGVNARHHLMPQQRPGPVARQNPGSPALPRFYHTPDYVANNTDVQGGGPMVHVQHGHLDRPIHRLNNHNMHPFGEPVFDVPQLAPQPPHHPHLSSLPYLNMAKRPRFDLPNGSAGESCSPLSNSLHNRPNLENHLSPSAFPSPMGDFASHVTDGFPSGPLPLSSGPQQQQRQQNAAMMIKQMASRSQQQRMRQPDLQQLSLHGDGTSNGMVCRGPLGSVSQSNFEKKHNFHGNFDNPHLPQENSWFPEPQQHCRETNTHALEQAENGHNIIFRQGVTSMDMQSLNSPGAHHPFENNVSNPLHMQSPDESNMQSGAPTDRRPAEFGGMAMRRQHSFPPGGPSQQGAPQSNPPGFSSSPGNYPSHPEYLSSQHLSVNKLGALSLGNLNKASTKDSVFGQSCLAALSTACQNMIASLGAPNLNVTFNKKSQNEAKRKAGQVEQDINSSGSSGPGAEYFQGNASQNSQTPCSGNNNNTTAGQSGTGQMAKREASTLSPNDNMESGCEGKMATGNVKGRGKKRRDSGHISPGNFSPPCGGNPVVSPTQQGSALNVGMEGPERSLVSPSFGKPDLATSMDSGIQSVGKSDGVSPCMDYLDEASPNYSAEDPRPCRAGMKCNSENRTGYNDNPCMEQVRTPLSNPGQDEVHPLEILQAQIQLQRQQFSISEDQPMGGKTSKKADCQAGLNGECTLASSSPVAGKGSVNTIDLDSLMTEQHATWYVPGNKTLIEDPSNDKCLGYWDRARGQSDNKEGHG